One genomic window of Chitinivibrionales bacterium includes the following:
- a CDS encoding dihydroorotate dehydrogenase-like protein: MDLNTRYMGLALSSPLVGSASPLWRHIDRVKELEDNGAGAVVLDSLFEEQVSLEQRTLNKFLLQGTEHFSEALTYFPDTGPYRFAPDQYLERLERIKGATDFPVIASLNGISPGGWLTYAAEMEQAGADGIELNIYYLPADPSMSSEEVENNYVELVREIKKHIKIPLAVKLSPFLTSTPWTVSRLTDAGADALVMFNRFYQLDFDLKSLSVKSNLQLSTSQEMRLRIRWIALLYKKIPLSMALTGGVHTSNDLVKSIAAGATVAMTTSSLLKNGIAHCGTLLKGLVEWMQHRDYDSVDALRGVLSHDKVAEPAAFERANYMHVLASWVPEEQDELTVKSHR; the protein is encoded by the coding sequence ATAGATTTGAATACCCGATATATGGGACTTGCCCTTTCCAGCCCCCTTGTCGGTTCCGCTTCACCGCTCTGGCGGCATATCGACAGGGTGAAAGAACTGGAAGACAATGGTGCAGGAGCGGTAGTGCTCGATTCGCTTTTTGAAGAGCAGGTGAGTCTTGAGCAGCGGACGCTGAATAAGTTTTTACTTCAGGGAACAGAGCATTTTTCCGAAGCTCTTACTTATTTCCCTGATACAGGGCCCTATCGTTTTGCGCCGGATCAGTATCTCGAACGGCTGGAGCGGATCAAGGGAGCGACCGATTTTCCGGTAATCGCCAGTCTCAACGGAATTTCGCCCGGGGGATGGCTCACCTATGCCGCCGAAATGGAACAGGCGGGCGCCGATGGTATCGAACTCAATATCTACTATCTGCCAGCCGATCCGTCAATGAGCAGTGAAGAGGTGGAAAACAATTATGTCGAACTGGTAAGGGAGATAAAGAAACATATCAAAATCCCTCTTGCGGTCAAACTGAGTCCCTTCCTGACATCGACTCCCTGGACAGTTTCCCGCCTCACCGATGCCGGAGCTGATGCACTGGTGATGTTCAACCGTTTTTATCAGCTCGATTTCGACCTGAAATCGCTGTCGGTAAAATCCAATCTCCAGTTGAGCACATCGCAGGAAATGAGACTTCGGATCCGGTGGATTGCCCTGCTCTATAAAAAAATTCCCCTCTCTATGGCACTGACCGGAGGGGTCCATACTTCAAATGATCTTGTCAAGAGCATTGCAGCGGGTGCAACGGTCGCCATGACAACGTCATCCCTTCTGAAAAATGGTATCGCTCATTGTGGTACCCTGCTTAAGGGGCTGGTCGAATGGATGCAGCACCGGGATTACGATTCGGTCGATGCATTACGGGGGGTCCTCAGTCACGACAAAGTAGCCGAGCCTGCAGCATTCGAACGGGCAAATTACATGCACGTACTCGCTTCATGGGTCCCCGAAGAGCAGGATGAACTCACAGTGAAAAGTCACCGGTAA
- a CDS encoding outer membrane beta-barrel protein — protein MKRIAYSLFIAVALLITQAAAYQTEEYDPVERFRYGESFSIGIKGGLSVSYFRGMAADALDERLEHEFSEFVNDPLPYVTGGVFATLALSENFAFQPEVIYLRNGEHYEGVYGGETYEFDLTAEYVTFPFLIKIMAPSPDMLFRPNFFIGPVLSILLDAKATGVPQLPSGAEKIGILDNFRKDEDINDQVRSTDFGIVMGAGIDAKAGHGHFSFEIRYTTGFSNAFDKNPNAEDFKNAAVSILAGYAYDF, from the coding sequence ATGAAACGAATAGCATATTCATTATTTATTGCCGTCGCACTGCTCATTACTCAAGCGGCGGCGTATCAGACTGAAGAATACGATCCGGTAGAACGATTCCGTTATGGAGAAAGTTTTTCCATAGGAATCAAGGGTGGTCTCAGTGTTTCCTATTTCAGAGGGATGGCCGCCGATGCTCTTGACGAAAGGCTGGAGCATGAATTTTCGGAATTTGTCAATGACCCGCTGCCATATGTTACCGGTGGTGTCTTTGCAACGTTGGCGCTCTCCGAAAACTTTGCTTTTCAGCCCGAGGTAATCTATCTGCGCAATGGCGAGCATTATGAAGGTGTCTACGGTGGGGAAACCTATGAATTCGATCTGACGGCAGAATACGTAACCTTTCCCTTTCTTATCAAAATCATGGCACCATCTCCCGACATGCTTTTCAGACCGAACTTTTTTATAGGTCCTGTTCTGAGTATTTTGCTCGACGCAAAAGCTACCGGGGTGCCGCAATTGCCCTCGGGTGCAGAGAAAATTGGTATTTTGGATAACTTCCGGAAAGATGAAGATATCAATGACCAGGTCCGGTCTACGGATTTTGGCATAGTTATGGGTGCGGGAATTGATGCAAAAGCCGGTCACGGGCATTTCTCATTCGAAATCCGCTATACAACCGGATTTTCAAATGCCTTTGATAAAAACCCGAATGCCGAAGACTTTAAAAATGCTGCAGTCTCAATCCTTGCCGGTTATGCATATGATTTCTAA
- the nifJ gene encoding pyruvate:ferredoxin (flavodoxin) oxidoreductase, which produces MQQERLTVDGNHAAAHVAYHMNEVIAIYPITPSSPMGELADEWSTRGKPNIYDTVPQVTEMQSEGGAAGAVHGALQRGALTTTFTSSQGLLLMIPNMYKIAGELTPTVFHVAARTVATHALSIFCDHSDIMAVRGTGFAILGATSVQAAMDFAAVAQAASLQSRVPFVHFFDGFRTSHEVSSVYPLTLEQMKAMVDEGWVSAHRSRALSPDHPFIRGTAQNPDVFFQAREASNPWYRQCPDIVQGAMDLFAQVTGRQYHLFDYVGADDARFVIVIMGSAAQTVEETVRMLIKQGEKVGLIKVHLYRPFAAITFIDALPQSVGVIAALDRTKEPGSTGDPLYNDIITALYEHGTARLQTTPLVIGGRYGLSSKEFTPAMVKGVFDHMAAEKPSRHFTVGITDDVSHTSIDYPCGFGSEPSGRTRALFYGLGSDGTVSANRNTIRIIGEQTNNYVQGYFVYDSRKAGSLTVSHLRFGSEPINAPYLVHNADFVGCHQFFFLERLNVLGGAQEGAIFLLNTPYPPDQVWDHLPREVQQTIIDKKLRFFVIDAYELARQVGLGKRINTIMQACFFSLSNIIDLDTALGAVKKHIGTTYGKRGEKVVKMNNEVVDRALDHLHQIEVPSKATSRFGMRTTAPPSAPEFVQKVTAAMIAGEGDNLPVSAFAPDGTFPSGTTRYEKRDIALEIPVWDPQVCIQCGKCVMVCPHAVVRSTICEPAALANAPEGFKSVEARSSRHRGKQFTIQVSVEDCTGCRLCTAACPARNKSEPRLRAINMEPKEPYKEQGVRNWAFFLNIPDPDRRLLRAESIADVQFMKPLFEFHGACGGCGETPYLELMSRLFGDRALIANATGCSSIYGGNLPATPWCTNEHHQGPAWANSLFEDNGEFGFGMRCALDKQIDIAREFVGQLAPQIGNGTAQEILEESGTNEEAIERQRERVDKIRQVLQGSDDPKARRLLAVAEVLVRKTVWIVGGDGWAYDIGYGGLDHILSLGRDVNILVLDSEIYSNTGGQMSKATPMGAVAKFAAAGKPTAKKDLAAMAMTYGTAYVARVAMGANDTHTLKVFREAEAFPGTSLIIAYSHCIGQGFDLSKGMEQQKAAVASGYWPLMRYNPLLKKQGKNPLKLDSKPPSIPLEDYIYNETRYQMLRYSNPERAEAFLNSARDEVDSRRRFYEHWSSMEPAEKEEPEKEKKKKEFAESV; this is translated from the coding sequence ATGCAGCAGGAACGGTTAACTGTCGACGGGAATCATGCTGCGGCACATGTCGCCTATCATATGAACGAGGTCATTGCGATCTATCCCATAACACCGTCATCACCAATGGGAGAGCTTGCCGATGAATGGTCGACCCGGGGGAAACCGAATATTTACGATACGGTTCCCCAGGTAACCGAAATGCAGAGTGAAGGCGGTGCGGCGGGCGCCGTCCATGGCGCTCTGCAGCGTGGTGCGCTGACAACAACCTTTACATCTTCTCAGGGTCTGCTGCTCATGATTCCCAATATGTATAAAATTGCGGGTGAGCTGACACCCACGGTTTTTCATGTTGCCGCACGGACCGTCGCTACGCACGCCTTGTCGATATTCTGCGATCACAGCGATATCATGGCGGTCCGGGGTACCGGTTTTGCCATTCTGGGAGCGACAAGCGTGCAGGCAGCGATGGATTTTGCCGCCGTGGCACAAGCCGCAAGTCTCCAGTCCCGTGTTCCCTTTGTCCATTTCTTCGATGGTTTCCGGACATCCCATGAAGTGTCATCGGTGTATCCCCTTACTCTCGAACAGATGAAAGCGATGGTTGATGAAGGGTGGGTGAGTGCCCATCGAAGTCGTGCCCTGTCACCCGACCATCCCTTTATCCGGGGGACCGCTCAAAATCCCGATGTCTTTTTTCAGGCGCGGGAAGCATCAAATCCCTGGTACCGCCAGTGTCCCGATATTGTCCAGGGCGCCATGGATCTGTTTGCACAGGTTACCGGAAGACAATATCATCTTTTTGATTATGTGGGAGCCGATGATGCCCGGTTTGTTATTGTAATCATGGGCTCGGCCGCTCAAACCGTTGAAGAAACTGTGCGGATGCTTATTAAGCAGGGCGAAAAAGTCGGCCTGATCAAAGTACACCTTTACCGCCCATTTGCGGCGATAACGTTTATCGATGCCTTGCCTCAAAGCGTCGGCGTGATTGCTGCCCTCGACAGGACAAAGGAACCGGGGTCCACCGGCGATCCGCTCTATAACGATATCATTACGGCGCTGTACGAACACGGAACCGCTCGTCTGCAAACGACGCCCCTGGTGATCGGTGGACGGTACGGGCTTTCGTCGAAGGAATTTACTCCTGCGATGGTAAAAGGCGTGTTCGATCATATGGCCGCAGAAAAGCCGTCACGGCATTTTACTGTTGGTATAACCGATGATGTGTCGCATACCAGTATCGATTACCCCTGCGGATTCGGTTCCGAACCGTCCGGAAGGACCCGGGCGCTTTTTTATGGATTGGGCTCCGACGGGACGGTCAGTGCAAATCGCAACACTATACGAATCATCGGAGAGCAGACCAACAACTATGTCCAGGGCTACTTTGTTTACGATTCACGCAAAGCCGGATCATTAACCGTCTCCCATCTCAGATTCGGTTCCGAACCGATCAATGCTCCCTATCTGGTGCACAATGCCGACTTTGTCGGTTGTCACCAGTTCTTTTTTCTGGAACGACTCAATGTTCTGGGCGGTGCTCAGGAGGGGGCGATATTTTTGCTCAATACACCTTATCCCCCCGATCAGGTATGGGATCATTTGCCCCGGGAGGTTCAGCAGACGATTATCGACAAGAAACTCCGCTTTTTTGTGATCGATGCCTATGAACTCGCACGGCAGGTAGGACTGGGAAAGCGTATCAATACGATCATGCAGGCATGTTTCTTTAGCCTGAGTAATATCATCGATCTTGATACGGCCCTGGGCGCAGTTAAAAAGCATATCGGCACAACCTATGGGAAACGGGGAGAAAAAGTTGTAAAAATGAATAATGAAGTTGTCGACCGGGCTCTCGACCATCTTCATCAGATCGAGGTTCCTTCAAAAGCCACAAGTCGGTTTGGAATGCGTACAACAGCGCCCCCCTCTGCGCCTGAGTTTGTACAAAAGGTAACCGCGGCCATGATTGCCGGTGAAGGGGACAATTTACCGGTGAGTGCATTTGCTCCCGACGGCACCTTTCCCTCGGGAACAACCCGGTACGAAAAACGGGACATCGCCCTCGAGATACCGGTGTGGGACCCGCAGGTGTGTATTCAATGCGGGAAATGCGTGATGGTGTGTCCACATGCGGTTGTTCGGTCCACGATTTGCGAACCCGCTGCCCTGGCGAATGCACCGGAAGGATTCAAATCGGTTGAAGCCCGTTCATCTCGTCACCGGGGAAAACAGTTTACAATTCAGGTTTCAGTTGAAGACTGTACCGGATGCCGGCTCTGCACGGCAGCCTGTCCGGCCCGGAACAAATCCGAGCCCCGGCTGCGGGCGATCAATATGGAGCCCAAGGAACCATATAAAGAACAGGGTGTTCGCAACTGGGCATTTTTCCTCAATATTCCCGATCCCGATCGAAGATTGTTGCGGGCAGAATCGATAGCGGATGTCCAGTTTATGAAACCGCTCTTTGAGTTCCACGGCGCCTGTGGGGGTTGCGGTGAAACACCCTATCTCGAATTAATGAGCCGGCTTTTCGGCGACAGGGCGCTGATCGCCAATGCTACCGGCTGCTCGTCAATTTATGGCGGAAATCTTCCTGCAACCCCCTGGTGTACCAACGAACACCATCAAGGACCGGCATGGGCAAATTCACTTTTTGAGGATAACGGCGAATTCGGTTTTGGTATGCGATGTGCTCTCGATAAGCAGATTGACATTGCCCGTGAGTTTGTTGGACAGCTTGCACCGCAAATCGGTAACGGGACGGCGCAGGAAATTCTGGAAGAAAGCGGTACAAACGAGGAAGCGATCGAGCGGCAACGGGAGCGGGTTGATAAAATCAGACAGGTACTGCAGGGGAGCGATGACCCAAAGGCTCGGCGATTGCTGGCGGTGGCCGAAGTTCTGGTAAGAAAAACCGTCTGGATTGTGGGCGGTGACGGTTGGGCCTATGATATCGGCTATGGTGGGTTGGATCATATCCTGTCGCTTGGGCGTGATGTCAATATTCTGGTACTCGATTCGGAGATCTATTCCAATACGGGCGGGCAGATGTCCAAGGCGACACCTATGGGCGCGGTGGCAAAGTTTGCAGCGGCCGGGAAACCAACGGCGAAAAAAGATCTGGCGGCAATGGCCATGACCTACGGCACGGCCTACGTGGCCCGGGTGGCCATGGGAGCCAACGATACCCATACACTCAAGGTGTTCAGGGAAGCCGAAGCCTTCCCGGGAACTTCACTGATAATCGCTTATTCCCATTGTATCGGTCAGGGTTTTGATTTGTCAAAGGGCATGGAGCAACAGAAAGCTGCGGTCGCCAGCGGATACTGGCCCCTCATGCGGTATAATCCTCTTTTGAAAAAACAGGGTAAGAATCCTCTGAAACTCGATTCAAAACCGCCGAGTATTCCGCTCGAAGATTACATCTATAATGAAACACGCTACCAGATGCTTCGCTACAGCAATCCCGAGCGGGCCGAAGCGTTCCTCAATAGTGCTCGTGATGAAGTCGATTCCCGCCGGCGGTTCTATGAGCATTGGAGCAGTATGGAACCGGCTGAGAAGGAGGAGCCTGAAAAGGAGAAGAAGAAAAAGGAGTTTGCCGAAAGTGTATAA
- a CDS encoding efflux transporter outer membrane subunit encodes MHYLLIRRALILVSLLALILNTCVGPRYHTRVDEFVSFTSVYDTIRLEASPKFWIEQPELDSLLSAAFNRNPDMLVAWARVEQAKAAAVIATAPLFPSVSASGQSFRTKLSDFTFGGGPITGGQPGGTPIGGGAGTTPFTDGIDNNIFTQYQTSLAASYEVDLFTRLIRRRQAAVKEAMAAQADARAMSITLAAQVTDTWLMLVAQRQTIDLLESQLENSKRFGELTELRFAYGQASALSVIQQEQQIERLRGQLGLARARAATLKHQLDVLLGYPPTAATAVDTRTLPDAPEVPITGVPADLFKHRPDVCAAWLRLKASDAEAAAAILDFFPSINLSASLFTDAEEINNLFDELLWSLSGTITQPIFQGRRLIAGVRRARAAAEADYYTYINTTLTALREVRDALVLIRGQETWVNSLKQQVEDAEIRLDLSRERYMQGVESYLQVLTALNSLQSTQQTLVEAIRQLLSYHVQLYRAVGGSYPELAGDYPTEKEPEDE; translated from the coding sequence ATGCACTATCTGCTTATCCGCCGTGCCCTTATATTGGTATCCCTACTTGCCCTTATTCTCAATACCTGTGTCGGTCCCCGATATCACACGCGAGTCGATGAATTCGTTTCCTTTACATCGGTATACGATACCATACGACTCGAAGCTTCCCCGAAATTCTGGATCGAGCAACCCGAACTAGACTCTCTTCTTTCGGCCGCCTTCAACCGCAACCCCGACATGTTAGTTGCCTGGGCACGGGTAGAGCAGGCCAAAGCCGCGGCGGTCATTGCGACTGCGCCGCTTTTTCCCTCGGTGTCGGCATCGGGCCAGTCGTTCCGCACGAAATTATCCGATTTTACCTTTGGCGGTGGACCAATCACAGGGGGACAACCCGGGGGCACTCCGATCGGTGGTGGCGCTGGTACGACCCCTTTTACCGACGGTATCGACAACAACATATTCACCCAATACCAGACCTCCCTGGCAGCTTCCTACGAAGTCGATCTTTTCACCCGGCTCATCAGGCGCCGTCAGGCGGCAGTGAAAGAGGCGATGGCCGCCCAGGCTGATGCCCGGGCCATGAGCATTACCCTTGCCGCACAGGTAACCGACACCTGGCTTATGCTCGTGGCACAACGGCAAACAATCGATTTACTCGAATCCCAGCTCGAAAATTCAAAAAGGTTCGGTGAACTGACCGAGCTCCGATTTGCCTATGGCCAGGCCTCGGCTCTTAGTGTCATTCAGCAAGAGCAGCAGATCGAACGGCTGCGGGGACAACTTGGCCTGGCACGGGCGCGGGCAGCAACCTTGAAACATCAACTGGATGTTTTACTCGGCTATCCACCCACAGCAGCAACGGCTGTTGATACCCGCACGCTTCCCGATGCACCCGAGGTACCCATTACCGGTGTGCCCGCCGATTTGTTCAAACACCGTCCCGATGTCTGTGCGGCATGGCTGCGTCTCAAAGCTTCCGATGCCGAAGCTGCTGCTGCAATTTTGGACTTTTTTCCGTCAATAAATCTTTCCGCAAGCCTTTTCACTGATGCCGAGGAGATAAATAATCTATTCGATGAATTGCTCTGGTCGCTTTCCGGAACGATTACCCAGCCCATTTTTCAGGGGAGGCGTCTGATTGCCGGAGTCCGCCGGGCCCGGGCTGCCGCTGAAGCCGATTATTATACCTATATAAATACCACACTCACCGCCCTCCGGGAGGTTCGGGATGCCCTGGTATTGATTCGCGGCCAGGAAACCTGGGTGAACAGCCTGAAACAACAGGTGGAAGATGCCGAAATCCGGCTCGATCTCTCGCGGGAACGTTACATGCAGGGTGTGGAATCCTATCTTCAGGTCCTTACCGCCCTCAATTCACTGCAGTCCACCCAGCAGACCCTTGTCGAAGCGATCCGGCAACTGCTTTCCTATCACGTACAGCTCTACCGTGCTGTGGGAGGAAGCTATCCCGAATTGGCCGGCGACTATCCAACCGAAAAGGAGCCGGAAGATGAGTGA
- a CDS encoding DUF1318 domain-containing protein, whose translation MRSYARQKIIFGLLLVVFMAMQSSSEAQSKAELQESMKQRYPELQELRDEGKIGETYRGYVEAVTKKAKNDKEIQQLIKTENAERKALYEIIAQDVGTNAEAVGRINANRILQEADPDMYYKTDQGVWKQKKDVKIAE comes from the coding sequence ATGAGATCATATGCACGTCAAAAAATAATTTTCGGTTTATTGCTCGTTGTATTCATGGCCATGCAATCCTCATCCGAAGCCCAGAGTAAAGCAGAATTGCAGGAAAGCATGAAACAGCGCTATCCCGAGCTGCAGGAGTTGCGGGACGAAGGCAAAATAGGAGAAACCTATCGTGGTTACGTTGAAGCGGTAACTAAAAAGGCAAAAAATGATAAAGAAATCCAGCAGCTTATCAAAACCGAAAATGCCGAACGTAAAGCCCTGTACGAGATAATCGCCCAGGATGTGGGGACTAACGCCGAAGCTGTCGGGAGAATCAATGCCAATCGGATCCTCCAGGAAGCCGATCCCGATATGTATTATAAAACCGATCAGGGAGTGTGGAAACAGAAGAAGGATGTGAAGATTGCGGAATGA
- a CDS encoding OsmC family peroxiredoxin, which produces MATRKAEAQWKGSFPKGTGTIQLGSGAFEGAYSYASRFEEEKNTNPEELIGAAEAGCFSMALGKMLSEDGHPPTSIHTTANVHLDKVGNDFSISSIDLECVAEVANIDEDYLKETAEKARKSCIVSRALTGTEISLNAKLLAVATH; this is translated from the coding sequence ATGGCTACACGAAAAGCAGAAGCACAATGGAAGGGCAGTTTTCCCAAAGGAACAGGAACAATACAATTGGGCAGCGGTGCTTTTGAAGGCGCCTATTCCTATGCCTCCCGGTTTGAAGAAGAAAAAAATACTAATCCCGAAGAATTGATCGGTGCGGCTGAAGCCGGATGTTTTTCCATGGCCCTCGGTAAAATGCTTTCCGAAGACGGTCATCCGCCGACATCGATACATACCACCGCCAATGTACATCTCGACAAAGTGGGTAACGATTTTTCCATCTCCAGCATAGATCTTGAGTGTGTCGCCGAGGTCGCCAATATCGATGAAGACTATCTCAAGGAAACAGCGGAAAAAGCACGCAAGTCTTGTATTGTCTCCCGTGCTCTTACGGGAACCGAAATTTCATTAAACGCCAAACTTCTGGCGGTAGCAACACATTAA